One genomic region from Anaerobacillus sp. CMMVII encodes:
- a CDS encoding HypC/HybG/HupF family hydrogenase formation chaperone — MCVGVPAKIIEKQEYSAVVDVMGSQMTVGIIFVPEVKLGDYVIVHAGQAMSIVDEDYAHASLEEWRKIADARNS, encoded by the coding sequence ATGTGTGTTGGAGTTCCAGCTAAGATAATTGAAAAACAAGAGTATTCAGCGGTTGTTGATGTCATGGGTTCACAAATGACTGTAGGAATTATTTTTGTTCCAGAGGTAAAACTTGGGGACTATGTGATTGTTCATGCTGGTCAAGCAATGTCGATCGTTGATGAAGATTATGCTCATGCCAGCTTAGAAGAATGGAGGAAAATAGCGGATGCTAGAAACTCTTAA
- the hypD gene encoding hydrogenase formation protein HypD — protein sequence MLETLKQFSNPEISKILLEKIYEVADRYKNKFGKEPALMEVCGSHTMAVAKTGVKKLLTNHVKLISGPGCPVCVTDQKSIDAMIELSEGENRIICSFGDMIRVPGTKRTLMDAKTDGKDIRIVYSPVDAVKVAKENPNKEVVFLGIGFETTIPVLAVALKMADEENISNFSMWVTTKLVEPILRKLLNEGEVHVDGFLLPGHVSIVLGKDHYQYLADEYRVPGVICGFEPVQLLAGIYQTIKLLLNETPEIINAHRHVVRDKGNPQAQKLMETYFELSHEAWRGIGVIENSGLDIKKEYQHLNAKLRFPVKISEPKKTKCRCGEVIRGLIQPEQCSLFAKACTPTNPIGPCMVSGEGSCAASYQYMRED from the coding sequence ATGCTAGAAACTCTTAAACAATTTTCTAACCCTGAAATAAGTAAGATTTTATTAGAGAAAATCTATGAAGTTGCAGATAGATATAAAAATAAATTTGGAAAAGAGCCAGCGCTTATGGAAGTGTGTGGTTCTCATACCATGGCTGTGGCCAAGACAGGTGTAAAAAAACTACTAACCAACCATGTAAAACTGATTTCTGGACCAGGCTGTCCAGTTTGTGTGACAGACCAAAAATCAATTGACGCGATGATCGAGCTTTCAGAAGGCGAAAATCGGATTATCTGTTCATTTGGTGATATGATTCGTGTTCCTGGGACGAAAAGGACATTAATGGACGCAAAAACAGATGGAAAAGACATTCGAATTGTTTATTCTCCTGTCGATGCAGTTAAAGTTGCGAAAGAGAATCCCAATAAAGAGGTTGTATTTTTAGGAATTGGCTTTGAAACGACAATCCCTGTTTTAGCGGTCGCTTTAAAAATGGCCGACGAAGAAAATATCTCTAATTTCTCCATGTGGGTAACAACGAAGCTGGTTGAACCAATTCTACGTAAACTCCTAAATGAGGGGGAAGTTCATGTTGATGGTTTTCTACTTCCGGGTCACGTTTCAATTGTTTTAGGGAAAGACCACTATCAATACTTAGCTGATGAATACCGTGTTCCAGGTGTGATTTGTGGATTTGAACCAGTACAGCTTCTTGCTGGTATTTATCAAACCATCAAGTTGTTGCTAAATGAAACCCCAGAAATCATTAATGCCCATAGGCACGTGGTTCGTGACAAAGGTAATCCTCAGGCTCAAAAGCTTATGGAGACCTATTTTGAGCTATCTCATGAAGCGTGGCGAGGAATAGGTGTTATTGAAAATAGTGGCTTGGATATAAAAAAAGAGTACCAACATCTAAATGCGAAATTGCGCTTTCCTGTTAAAATAAGCGAACCGAAAAAAACAAAGTGTCGGTGTGGTGAGGTAATCCGTGGGTTAATTCAGCCGGAACAATGTAGTTTATTTGCAAAAGCTTGTACTCCCACAAATCCAATTGGCCCCTGCATGGTTTCAGGTGAAGGCAGCTGCGCGGCTTCTTACCAATATATGAGGGAGGATTAA
- the hypE gene encoding hydrogenase expression/formation protein HypE, with product MTEKISLAHGDGGELAHRLIQDVFVAAFKHHDHAQLDAALLHVSSKKLAVSTDSFVIKPVFFPGGNIGKLAVAGTVNDIAVSGATPLYLTVGFILEEGFLYKDLREIVTAMAIEAKKANVKIVAGDTKVVERGSVDGIFINTTGIGVVTDESSLPRKIEEGDSVIISGTIGDHGVAILSARGELGLLTELKSDCASLNALTVDILNSSTKVKIMRDPTRGGVATTLVEICEDFQVAMELFEDALPIKPEVEGACDILGLEPLYLANEGKLLVIVAKEDEAKVLEVMKRHELGKNATSIGQVVAEGQGKLFLKMTLGSRRRLNRLTGIQLPRIC from the coding sequence ATGACAGAGAAAATAAGTTTAGCCCATGGTGATGGTGGCGAGTTAGCGCATCGTTTAATTCAGGACGTCTTTGTTGCAGCCTTTAAGCATCATGATCATGCACAGTTAGATGCCGCATTATTACATGTCTCCTCAAAGAAACTGGCGGTATCAACTGATAGTTTTGTGATTAAACCAGTCTTTTTCCCAGGAGGAAATATTGGAAAGTTAGCTGTAGCAGGAACGGTAAATGATATTGCTGTTAGTGGTGCCACCCCCTTGTACTTGACAGTAGGGTTTATCCTTGAGGAAGGCTTTTTATATAAAGACTTACGAGAGATCGTTACAGCAATGGCAATTGAAGCAAAAAAGGCAAACGTGAAAATTGTTGCTGGGGACACCAAGGTTGTTGAACGAGGTAGCGTTGATGGGATATTTATTAATACTACAGGAATAGGAGTCGTAACGGATGAATCGTCACTTCCCAGAAAGATTGAGGAAGGAGACTCTGTGATTATTAGCGGGACGATTGGTGATCACGGAGTAGCGATTTTAAGTGCGAGAGGCGAATTAGGTTTACTAACAGAATTAAAAAGTGACTGCGCTTCTTTGAATGCATTAACGGTGGATATCCTGAACTCCTCTACGAAAGTAAAGATTATGAGAGATCCAACTAGAGGAGGAGTTGCGACTACTTTGGTTGAGATTTGTGAAGACTTTCAAGTAGCCATGGAGCTTTTTGAAGACGCTTTACCAATTAAGCCAGAAGTAGAAGGTGCCTGTGATATTTTAGGGCTTGAACCATTATACTTGGCGAATGAGGGGAAGTTACTAGTTATTGTAGCTAAAGAAGACGAAGCAAAGGTGTTAGAAGTAATGAAAAGGCATGAGCTTGGAAAGAACGCCACATCTATTGGTCAGGTAGTAGCCGAAGGCCAAGGGAAATTATTCTTGAAGATGACCTTAGGAAGCCGCCGCCGTTTAAATCGTTTAACAGGTATACAACTACCTAGAATTTGCTAG
- a CDS encoding 4Fe-4S dicluster domain-containing protein, whose translation MKGLGILRTIIGGFAAYELLKLMKAGSKQVLRPPGASDEDEFLALCTRCGKCNQACPYKSINMGNSTMGLGLGTPFIDARESPCWLCEDFPCFEACPTTALRDIEKRTDVDMGVAVIDKDVCIAYQGMRCEVCYRECPLIDEAIKLDIYLKPDDNIHAIFGPVIDPEKCVGCGICVHKCVVDNPVAIRIQPREAGGLL comes from the coding sequence ATGAAAGGACTCGGGATCCTCAGAACAATCATAGGTGGTTTTGCTGCATATGAATTGCTTAAACTTATGAAAGCAGGAAGTAAGCAAGTGTTGAGACCTCCAGGTGCTAGCGATGAAGACGAATTTCTAGCTTTATGTACGCGATGTGGAAAGTGTAACCAAGCCTGTCCCTACAAATCCATAAATATGGGGAACAGTACGATGGGTTTAGGACTTGGTACACCATTTATCGATGCAAGAGAATCACCTTGTTGGCTTTGTGAAGATTTCCCTTGTTTTGAAGCTTGTCCGACAACTGCGTTACGTGATATTGAAAAACGTACCGATGTGGATATGGGTGTTGCAGTTATCGATAAGGATGTCTGTATCGCATACCAGGGGATGCGTTGTGAAGTATGCTACCGAGAATGCCCTCTTATAGATGAAGCTATTAAACTTGATATTTACTTAAAACCAGACGACAACATCCATGCGATTTTTGGTCCAGTAATCGATCCGGAAAAATGTGTAGGTTGTGGAATTTGTGTTCACAAATGTGTCGTTGATAATCCAGTTGCCATTAGAATACAGCCACGTGAGGCAGGTGGATTGCTATGA
- the napH gene encoding quinol dehydrogenase ferredoxin subunit NapH — protein MKKWLIARKLVQFFIILLFLSPLFLVEVAGTNFFYGTLSSSEIFGIQLSDPLGALSVTLASKKIVWGFLGSALIVFLFYLVISGRVFCSWVCPVNTLLELTDSLRKRFKKLPDVQFNLNIKIQIAVLVLVLSFFIGVPIFEIISPIGNTLRNLLFVWGIGSFILLAIVLFDFFVSKRGWCRYFCPVGGFYSSIGKAGQLRVKIDNEKCVSCMQCKKVCFSHPSILDPAINGDKTYVTSGDCSLCGACIDACSHEALSIGLRPYRQKEYQIEITNEVKGEKL, from the coding sequence ATGAAAAAATGGTTGATTGCTAGAAAGTTAGTTCAGTTTTTTATTATTTTATTATTTTTATCCCCATTATTTTTAGTTGAAGTTGCTGGAACCAACTTTTTTTACGGAACACTATCCTCCTCTGAAATCTTTGGCATACAGCTCTCAGATCCACTAGGGGCTTTAAGTGTAACGTTAGCATCTAAGAAAATTGTCTGGGGGTTTTTAGGGTCAGCATTGATTGTCTTTCTTTTTTACCTAGTGATAAGTGGGAGAGTATTTTGTAGTTGGGTTTGCCCGGTTAACACTTTACTAGAATTGACAGACTCGTTGAGAAAGCGCTTTAAAAAATTACCAGATGTACAATTTAACTTAAATATAAAAATTCAAATAGCAGTATTAGTTTTAGTTTTATCATTTTTCATTGGTGTACCGATCTTTGAAATCATTTCTCCAATCGGAAATACACTTAGGAATTTATTGTTCGTATGGGGAATAGGAAGTTTTATTCTTTTAGCCATTGTCTTGTTTGATTTTTTTGTTTCAAAACGTGGCTGGTGTCGTTACTTTTGTCCAGTCGGTGGCTTTTATTCAAGTATAGGTAAAGCTGGACAATTAAGGGTGAAGATAGACAACGAAAAATGTGTTAGTTGTATGCAGTGTAAAAAAGTCTGTTTTTCACATCCGTCAATTTTAGACCCAGCGATTAATGGTGACAAAACATACGTAACATCAGGTGATTGTAGCTTATGTGGCGCTTGCATTGATGCATGTTCCCACGAAGCTTTATCAATCGGTCTTAGACCGTATAGACAAAAAGAGTACCAAATTGAGATCACAAATGAGGTTAAGGGGGAAAAATTATAA
- the napA gene encoding nitrate reductase catalytic subunit NapA, producing MELTRRSLLKAAAISSAMIAAGCASKEVATPEPKEPEKDPVQSIEPDEWKTSVCRYCGTGCGVLVGVKDKKVIAVKGDPDNRSSRGLNCIKGYYLGKILFGKDRLTKPLIREDNSKKGTMDGFREASWEEALDLVASKIKEAHDTDPNSIAFWGSGQQTIHEGYASVKLWKVGLQNNNIDPNARLCMASAVTGFMSTFQSDEPMGCYDDLDMADVFVTWGANMAEMHPVLYSRLTARKLSDPNVKHYDLTTYHTRTSETADKVMVFRPQTDLAIANCIINYLIETDSYDKQFVEEHCQFKAGQENLGHSIDDDYDKSEVGQKVNDSWPITFDEFKEMVSVYTFDYVSELSGVPAEDLEALAKEFADPNKKIMSTWTMGVNQHTRGTWMNNLIYDVHLLSGKISQPGSGPFSLTGQPSACGTAREVGVFAHRLPADLVVNNPEHRRFSEMIWNLPEGYLDSIEKPGLHTIAMFRQLGLGNVKFLWSMSNNWGQTLPKTNRFRGIDTDGKGVIDGFIVVSEVYPTRSTEMANVVFPAAMWVEREGMFGNAERRNSIFEKCQEPPGEAKWDLWAMVQVAKRVLEGKKIGEHDAFDVVFGKYGPDIWDYEKNDLIDEHEVCVRMFEEYRLFSAPHLHKDPAVQELGYKLKTSAKELGPYEEYLKQHGMRWPVREVNGEWLETKWRYAHGDQKEGFDQVGVETFGEVGKYKDISFYKSTDKRPTIFFRPFEDAAEIPDEEYPFWLCTGRVLEHWHSGSMTRRVPELHRAVPEALCEIHPDDAAAIGIKDMDWIIVRSRRGETRVKATTTGRGKPPKGLVFVPFFAEETMINDTTLDAYCPISKEPDYKKCAVQIIKA from the coding sequence ATGGAATTAACTCGTAGAAGCTTGCTAAAAGCTGCGGCAATATCATCAGCGATGATTGCAGCAGGATGTGCCAGCAAAGAAGTCGCTACACCAGAACCAAAAGAACCAGAAAAAGACCCAGTACAATCAATTGAACCCGATGAGTGGAAAACTTCGGTTTGCCGCTATTGCGGAACCGGTTGTGGGGTGTTAGTGGGAGTAAAAGATAAAAAAGTAATCGCTGTAAAAGGTGACCCTGACAATCGTTCAAGTCGTGGTTTAAATTGTATTAAAGGATACTACTTAGGAAAAATTCTATTCGGAAAAGATCGCTTAACAAAACCGTTAATCCGTGAAGATAACAGCAAAAAAGGAACAATGGACGGGTTTCGCGAAGCATCATGGGAAGAAGCACTTGACTTAGTTGCTAGCAAAATCAAAGAAGCACATGATACTGATCCTAATTCGATTGCCTTTTGGGGTTCAGGACAACAAACAATTCATGAAGGTTATGCGTCTGTAAAGCTCTGGAAAGTTGGTTTACAAAACAATAATATTGATCCTAATGCAAGACTTTGTATGGCAAGTGCTGTAACTGGATTTATGTCAACATTCCAATCAGATGAGCCAATGGGTTGTTATGATGATTTAGACATGGCAGACGTTTTTGTTACGTGGGGAGCCAATATGGCAGAAATGCATCCAGTTTTGTACTCACGCTTAACAGCTAGAAAGCTTTCAGATCCGAATGTAAAACACTATGATTTAACAACCTATCATACTCGTACTTCTGAAACAGCAGACAAAGTGATGGTTTTTAGACCACAAACAGACTTAGCGATTGCAAACTGTATCATCAACTATTTAATTGAAACTGATTCCTATGATAAGCAGTTTGTTGAAGAGCACTGCCAATTTAAAGCAGGGCAAGAAAATTTAGGTCATTCAATTGATGATGACTATGACAAGAGTGAAGTTGGTCAAAAAGTAAATGACTCTTGGCCAATTACATTTGATGAATTTAAAGAAATGGTTTCTGTATATACATTTGATTATGTTTCTGAACTTTCGGGAGTACCGGCTGAAGACCTTGAAGCATTAGCGAAAGAATTTGCTGATCCTAACAAAAAAATCATGTCAACATGGACAATGGGGGTTAATCAGCATACGCGTGGAACATGGATGAACAACTTAATTTACGATGTTCATTTATTATCAGGGAAGATAAGTCAACCAGGAAGTGGACCATTTTCATTAACAGGTCAGCCTAGTGCTTGTGGAACAGCTCGTGAAGTTGGAGTATTTGCCCACCGTTTACCGGCAGATTTAGTTGTAAACAATCCGGAACATCGACGTTTTAGTGAAATGATTTGGAATTTACCAGAAGGTTATCTAGATTCAATTGAAAAGCCAGGTCTGCATACCATCGCAATGTTTAGACAGCTTGGGCTTGGGAATGTAAAGTTCCTTTGGAGTATGTCAAACAACTGGGGCCAAACATTACCGAAAACAAACCGCTTCCGCGGGATTGATACGGACGGTAAAGGAGTTATTGACGGCTTTATCGTAGTTTCTGAAGTTTACCCAACCCGTTCTACAGAAATGGCGAATGTTGTTTTTCCAGCTGCTATGTGGGTGGAAAGAGAAGGGATGTTCGGTAATGCTGAACGCCGAAATTCAATTTTTGAAAAATGTCAAGAACCACCTGGAGAGGCGAAGTGGGATCTTTGGGCAATGGTTCAAGTGGCGAAACGCGTGCTTGAAGGTAAGAAAATTGGCGAGCATGATGCCTTTGATGTTGTCTTTGGAAAATATGGTCCAGACATTTGGGACTATGAAAAGAATGATTTAATTGATGAGCATGAAGTATGTGTACGTATGTTCGAGGAATATCGATTATTTTCTGCGCCACATCTTCATAAAGATCCGGCTGTTCAAGAGCTTGGATATAAATTGAAGACGAGTGCCAAGGAATTAGGGCCATACGAGGAATATTTAAAGCAGCATGGGATGCGCTGGCCTGTTCGCGAAGTGAATGGTGAATGGTTAGAAACGAAATGGCGCTACGCACATGGTGATCAAAAAGAAGGTTTCGATCAAGTGGGTGTGGAGACGTTTGGTGAAGTAGGAAAATATAAGGATATTAGCTTCTATAAATCTACTGACAAACGACCAACTATTTTCTTTAGACCATTTGAAGATGCAGCCGAAATTCCAGATGAAGAGTATCCATTCTGGTTATGTACAGGACGTGTTTTAGAGCACTGGCACAGTGGTTCAATGACACGACGCGTTCCTGAACTCCATCGTGCAGTACCTGAGGCTTTATGTGAAATTCACCCAGATGATGCGGCGGCAATCGGAATTAAGGATATGGATTGGATTATCGTAAGATCGCGTCGTGGTGAGACAAGAGTAAAGGCAACGACAACAGGTCGTGGAAAACCACCAAAAGGACTAGTGTTTGTTCCATTCTTTGCTGAAGAAACAATGATAAACGATACGACACTTGATGCTTATTGCCCAATTTCAAAAGAGCCAGATTACAAAAAATGTGCTGTTCAAATCATTAAGGCATAA
- a CDS encoding nitrate reductase cytochrome c-type subunit: MKKQNYFLFAVSLGIFIFAIVVGVALFNDSASEKAATQKQEPKQEQTAKQPAKVVEIPQLNQERAEAATMVLISAPTLQPVDHAGRWNPKTKGESCLVCHEQAEAMGARVIPIDHFVDQERSKGIFGPRYVCVTCHGLDTGETKAAFND; the protein is encoded by the coding sequence ATGAAAAAACAAAACTACTTTCTATTTGCAGTCTCATTAGGGATATTCATTTTTGCGATCGTCGTAGGTGTCGCTCTCTTCAATGACTCAGCGAGTGAAAAAGCGGCAACACAAAAGCAAGAACCAAAACAAGAACAAACGGCCAAGCAACCAGCAAAAGTGGTCGAAATTCCACAGTTGAATCAAGAAAGAGCGGAAGCGGCAACAATGGTATTGATTTCAGCCCCAACCTTACAACCTGTTGACCATGCCGGAAGATGGAATCCAAAAACAAAAGGCGAGAGCTGTTTAGTTTGTCACGAGCAAGCGGAGGCTATGGGGGCAAGAGTTATACCGATCGACCATTTTGTTGATCAAGAACGTAGCAAAGGGATTTTTGGACCAAGATATGTTTGCGTTACTTGTCATGGATTGGATACAGGTGAAACAAAAGCAGCATTTAATGATTAA
- a CDS encoding chaperone NapD, whose translation MVISGFMLITVKGKTDAVVEQLKKLPGIEVHHIEQEVKVILTLEAPSVDESYRIGEAFKEIDGIVSICLAYTNFEDDEAMQHQSTGIQQ comes from the coding sequence ATGGTCATTTCAGGATTTATGCTAATCACAGTAAAAGGAAAAACAGATGCAGTAGTAGAGCAACTAAAGAAGCTTCCTGGCATAGAAGTTCATCATATTGAGCAGGAGGTTAAAGTGATATTAACACTTGAAGCTCCTTCAGTTGATGAAAGCTATCGTATTGGTGAAGCATTTAAAGAAATTGATGGGATCGTCTCGATCTGCCTTGCTTACACAAACTTCGAAGATGATGAAGCGATGCAACATCAATCAACGGGTATTCAGCAATGA